CGATCAGAATACCGCGAGAGAGGGAAATGTGAATATCTGCATGTAAATCCTCCTACAGAGAAAGAAAGTTGTAAAGGGTCAAAATTTATTCGCAAATAAATAAGACAAATCACAAGGAATAACAAACACTCATCCTATACTGGTATAACAAGAAGATATACACAACAAGGAAtgacagaagaaaatgaaaatacgacTGAGAACTCGTTCATCAAAAAATCCACTAAGGACGGCCGTAGAGTTGTGAGGGAGCGGAGTGACCGTGGCTGGACGACTCACGCAGTTCTCCGCGGGCGCGAGCTTCATGCTCAAGGCGACCTCGCTCAATCTgctcgagggcgtgggcgggaatggggtgggggaaggcagGAGCCACAGGCAAGAAGGGCGACTGAGGCTGGTAACCGTTGGCGTCGGCGACGAACTGGAGGTCAAACACTTGGCCTTCCGGGAAGGTAAAACTGAAAGGATGATTTTACAATAGGTTACTACGTACGGACTGTATGACAGGCATTAATCTGTCATGATAAAGAATGTTTACAAAATATCCCATACGCAGAAATTTACATGTTCCTCCATAGACCCACCTGACTGAGCCTTGCTGAGCACCTCCTGGGCCACCAGCCTCGTGCCTGACGATGCCGTCCTCGGTCTCGACGTCGAAGGTGTAAGAGCCGTCAGCAGCAGGATGGACTCGATCGTCGCGAATAATTTCGACCAGTCTGACGGGGGCGGATGGACGGGATGCAGGGGCGTCGTAGGAGAAAGACGGCTTGTCAGCCAGGGCCACGGCCACGAGGGAACCCCAACACGATCTGAAGGGATGTCACAgactttttaaaatgattttcatAAAGAATTTGATGAACTATTGACTCATAGATATGGATCATAAAGTAAACTATATTGTACTGTTTCTACCGTCAACTGCAGCTGAAATATTTACTTTGTTTCTTGAAATGTGATGAATATCAACGCAcataaatgcgaaaaaaaaaaaaaaaaaaaaaaaaaaaaaaaaaaaaaatataatatatatatatatatatatatatatatatatatatatatatatatatatgtacatatatatacaaaagatcaATTACTCACAGTTTTCATTTTGGCTTTGGTTCCTGTTGCAAACTGCAGAATCATGCTCCACAGCAAGACCGACGCGCCTTTTATACCCGTCAGCTTAATGGTGCTTTCACGCTGCAAAGTTACCAAATACCATATTTCGCAACTTTAAATTGCTATAGAATTATTGCAATAAAAGTTAAAGATTATTTATATCAATGTAATTAATATTCGTAAAAGTATTTGAAGAATATCAAATAAACGATGAAAATATCTGCCATTCTATGCATCTCCataatgtatactgtatattgtcGCGAAGTAAAAAGGTTAACAGCCCGTGAAAACTTCTTTTCTTATCCAAGCCGACATATACTGGAAAAAATCAGTTACATATGTCTCAGCTCCATACATCTGTGTGGAAAGATTGTcccattctctctgtctattcgtcTCGCCCTGAAATTCtcgttatctttatctatctgtctatctgtatatatgtatgcgtccacacacacacacgtgtgtgtgtgtgtgtgtgtgcgtgtgcgtgcgtgcgtgcgtgcgtgcgtgcgtgcgtgcgtgcgtgcgtgcgtgtgtgtgtgtgtgtgtgtgtgctcgcgcatatttatatataaatacatacatacatacatacatatatatacagatataaacttGAATAAATgtactaatatttatatgtatatatgtagatgtgtgtgtgcacatacatatatgtatgtatattataaaaataatgtatatatttatatccataattaaatatatatacatatggtatatgtacatatctatatgtaatatatacatcgtatgaatttatcaatttatttatttatcaagtcTATCTACAGATCAGTCTATACTTAAATCAACACTACCAGCAGGAAAGATTCAGCTACTCATCTGTAATTGTGGTTTTAGAAGGGTTGACAGTTTTCCTGACTTTTTACTCTTTTGCatgccaaaataaaataaagtttaataatcataattgttgttgtgtaACCCTCATTTGAAACCCTACAATTCGCTCCCTATGTCTGATGGAAAGTACTTTATAACGGCTTCTGATAGTGTCAACTAGTTTATAGGGGAATggagtgatatttttttcatcaggaATTTTAGTTTCACCTTTCATAAACAGTATGATTATATGAGGGATGATAATTTAACTTTGGAAGTCAATTAAATGTAAGTGATACAAGATCGCGGGAGATAAGAGCGCCTGGGAAGtagatacaaacacgcacacacttaagACATGCTAGTATTGCCTACCATTGccaattcctcggtagtatagtggttagtatccccgcctgtcacgcgggagaccggggttcgattccccgccggggaggcgTTTGGCTATTTCGCCCAAGTGCAACCTGACATTGGCCACTTTTTGGCACTTTATTCACTAAAATATCAACTGGTTAGGACTTCCTAAGAAcggtttataaaaatattaataatgatattgttctaAGATACTAGAGTATCTGAAAGCATTTTATTTCGTCTAccggaatatagaaaaaaaaaaaacattattatcactgaacAGGATTCAGTTTGTATTTCGTGCTATTGTTTTCTTGTGATTCCATTTCCGTAAGTTTGTGGTCGCATCCTTCCACTTTTTATTCATGCTGGCTGGTTTCCTATCTCATTGGCATACTAGCTTTATTATAGCGGGGCATAACATAATTCACAAACACACTGCGTGTATACAGTGTACTTGTGAGCATGTACTTGTGTCCGCATAAGCTACATACCATACAAATGAATGTTCTCTAAATCAATCGGTAATATGTATCAAGCGCTAATTGTAATAGTGATTGATTAACTATTCAGTTAGTATTCGTGTTAAGAATTATGAGCggatgaatatattatttataaactgTTTATATTTACACAACCTTCTTTTTCCTAATAACACAGGAAACTGCTAAAGACAGAAACAATGTGTAAACTGATTTCTATTTACAGACGCTTTTAGTTATGAATTTCACATGTAGTTCCAACTTTGAGGATATATTGGGTATTTCCCGTATCAGTGACTGAACAAGTGTTTACGTTTCATGCAGCATTCAAAGTTATCACATTTCGCTTCGGATTTGAAAAAGCTCAAGCATGCAATTTGCCTTTTGCATTGTTGCTGGATATTGTGATGTCGGGCATTGATAGATTTATGTCTTAAGATTTTATGAGATGGTATACCTCCAttctaaatgaatatattaataactaccTCCTTAAATAAATCACAGGGTACGTAGGCCATTGATGTCTAAGAGGGTAAGTGTTCCTTAGTGGACGACTCATACAGATCCCTGAGGAAGCGATTTTCATCTTAAAGACGCCCTTGCTCGATTGTCGGAGGGAAAGCAGGGAGCCACGGGCCGCAAGGGAGACGGAGACTAATTAAAGATTTGTTTGTCGAGAAGGTATGactgaaaagaagaatgaaatccATCGTGACTGTTAATATCGGTCTCAGTTTCGACGTCGAATGAGGAAGATATGTTAACTGCAGGAAGGACTGGATCGTCGCAACACTCCTTCGGGAGATGATGGGCTGGTTGCAGACCTCGGAAGAGATATAAGGACTCACTCTCTTCATCGTCTACAGGAAAAATATATAGCTTATATCATGAACCATTTCGTTAACGGGTATTACTTTCGTCATTTACAGAAAACAGGTTTACTTTACAATAGATCCCACACAGTTTTAATATTCATTGCGTAGTTTTTGCAAACCCGATTCTTCAAACAGAGCTGACGCGCTATTCATAGCCATCAGCCAGTAGCTACATCCATGGAATGCTAAATATGAaaagttattcatcatcattatagtcaattTCTAAATATCAATTGTTTAAGGACATGATAAGATATGCATATAATCATGGTTAGCTTTGCACGATTTCCTCGGTAGTGTAGCGATTAGTGGCCtgaaatcataatcatcatagtaCCTACCATGatcatcgtctttatcattatttccatatatactCAACTAGAGTGACACATATCCAGTATATCCTTTACTTCTGTTAGATCAATTGGCTGTTAAAGGCTGAGAAAATCCATTAACTGGGGTGAAGTGAATCTAAATACAAAGTAATACATGatgcaaagagaagaaaaaagtcaagaaagaaaaagtaaaatgatatagTAAAACTTAAGAGATGGAGGATAAGGTACATGCCGTGTATGCCTGGAAGAGGAACAGTGATTTATGCTTGAGCATTTGCCAAAGGTTGACGGTCTAAGAACTCAGATGAATTAATTAGGGCAAGCTCGGTAGGACAAGGAACCGCTCCCATTCTCCAGCCTGGCACTCATTTTGGAGGTATGAGGTCGTAATTACTTTGAGTGGCGGCCATTGATTGTGCTAAAAGACAAGAAGGTTGTGCAACAGCACGCAAGCACAGACTTGCTTGAGAAAAGACCTTTTAGTGCCAACCTCTGGGAGGGCAATGAGACAGCAGGTGTATGGGAAAGAAGGGATTCCTCTTGTCACTGCAGTGACAAGCCAGCTGTGAATGGGTCTGAAAGTGCTCACCGATGCCAGTGGTTATTTGAAAGCACGTGGatgtcttttgttcttttctggcCATAAATTTAGGCAGttacagatatgcacacataaatacgcaTATTAGATTAAATGGATTCTAATATATACCCGCTTATACTATTGAATATACttcttgtgtttatataaaatagttcGACCATTTTATTGCTATAGAAATCATTATTCGATCAGAATGACGCGAGAGAGAGAACTATACGACATATTTAACACAGCTTTGAGgggatacatgtaaatatgtaaatcaaACTTCAGAGAAAAAAGTTGTATAGGGTCAAAATTTATTCGCAAATAAATAAGACAAATCACAAGGAATAACAAACACTCATCCTATACTGGTATAACAAGAAGATATACACAACAAGGAATgacagaagaaaattaagaaacgaCTGAGAACTCGTTCATCAAATAATCTACTAGGGTCGGCCGTAGAGTTGTGAGGGAGCGGAGTGACCGTGGCTGGACGACTCACGCAGTTCTCCGCGGGCGCGAGCTTCATGCTCAAGACGACCTCGCTCGATCTgctcgagggcgtgggcgggaataggggtgggggaaggcagGAGCCACAGGCAAGTAGGGCGACTGAGGCTGGTAACCGTTGGCGTCGGCGACGAACTGGAGGTCGAACACTTGGCCATCCGGGAAGGTGAAGCTGAAAGGTTGATATTGCAATAGGTTACTTTGTGTGTGGCCCTTGTGCTGACTTACATTAACTCGATATAAGTAACGTTTGTGAGATATCCCATGCACAAAAAGTGCTGAACTTGTACTGACTCACCTGACTGAGCCTTGCTGAGCACCTCCTGGGCCACCAGCCTCGTGTCTGACGATGCCGTCCTCGGTCTCGACGTCGAAGGTGTAAGAGCCGTCAGCAGCAGGATGGACTCGATCGTCGCGGACGATTTCGACCAGTCTGACGGGGGCGGATGGGCGGGGTGTAGGGGCGTCGTAGGAGAAAGACGGCCTGTCAGCCAGAGCCACGGCCACGAACATCGCCAACACGATCTGAGGTTATAACAGATACCGTAAACTGCAGTTGAAATATTTGCATTGTTCGTAAAAGGTGATGAACTTCAGTGAATACAAATTCCCGATTCTGGTAGAAATATTACAGAAGATTCAATACTCACAGCTTTCATTTTGATTATGGTTGCTGATGCAAACTGCAAAATCATGCTTCACGGCAGAACCAACGCGCCTTTTATACCCGTCAGCCTAATGGTGCTTTTAGGTTGCTAAGTTGCCAAATGTCACATTTCGCAACCTTGACTGTTATACAAGTATTGTAATAAAGGTTAACGGTTATTTATAACAATGTAAGTCAGATATGTAAAagtatttgaatataaataaacgGTGAAAATATCCATTTTATGCTTCTGCATATGTCATCTGTATATTATCGCAAAGTAAGTCAATTCCTCGTAAAACTTTTATCCAAGCAGAGCTatgctagaaaaaaaatcagttacagATATCTCAAttccatatatttctatatgaaaataattgtctctctctctgtcacactcaAACTGGCATCTTTctttatctacttgtctatctatttacacacatgtgtatgtgtgtatatatacgtatatatatatatatataatatatatatatatatatatatatatattatatatatatatatataacatacacatacacatatatgtataaatgaatatatatatatataatatatatattatatatatatatataNNNNNNNNNNNNNNNNNNNNNNNNNNNNNNNNNNNNNNNNNNNNNNNNNNNNNNNNNNNNNNNNNNNNNNNNNNNNNNNNNNNNNNNNNNNNNNNNNNNNATATTGAGATTTTCCTTTCTAGAGCAATCAACcaaagtttaccattttccccaTCAACTTGACAGATGCAGCTGGAGATAGAAACTGGCTTGTAATTCCCAGCATCCTTGCAGGTTTGGAGGTAGGAATGATTATTGCTTCTTTCCAGGTGGATGACACTGTGCCCTACCCAGCAATCCCAATGAATAGGTCCAGCAGGAATTTTTGGGAGCTACCCAATAAGTGAGATAtcctttggtatggaatatcttaTGGCAGAGCAGTCCATCACCCTGCATAGAAATGGCAAGGTGTATAGAAGTTCTGCTGCATGCCTACTGAATAATGGcattgggtgttgttcctgttcagccagaAGGGTGGAGAATCAAGCAATGTAAGATGCTGGTTCA
The Penaeus monodon isolate SGIC_2016 chromosome 9, NSTDA_Pmon_1, whole genome shotgun sequence DNA segment above includes these coding regions:
- the LOC119577003 gene encoding cuticle protein AM1199-like (The sequence of the model RefSeq protein was modified relative to this genomic sequence to represent the inferred CDS: added 25 bases not found in genome assembly), translated to MKTIVLGLLVAVALADKPSFSYDAPASRPSAPVRLVEIIRDDRVHPAADGSYTFDVETEDGIVRHEAGGPGGAQQGSVSFTFPEGQVFDLQFVADANGYQPQSPFLPVAPAFPHPIPAHALEQIERGRLEHEARARGELRESSSHGHSAPSQLYGRP